From a region of the Betta splendens chromosome 5, fBetSpl5.4, whole genome shotgun sequence genome:
- the LOC114856022 gene encoding leucine-rich repeat neuronal protein 2-like gives MRSPSALVQSQCFLCVLVSVCAPAAVRALPHALPWRVSCPARCACQIRPWFSPDSAHHEAPTVDCNDLLLTRLPAPIPPDTHTLRLQSNLLSEMDAAALRGLPNLTDLDLSQNRFSHVRRIAGGSPLASLQSLHLEENRLSHLPEASFASLPALQELFLSHNNLHSIAPGAFAGLDFLLRLHINNNRLATVDPRWFRALPRLEVLMLGGNPVEALPERGFLALKSLRSLVLGGMGLRGLAEKALEGLDGLESLSFYDNLLTKVPTQALRRVPGLKFLDLNKNRIKLIETGDFRDMIHLKELGLNNMEELVSIEKAALDNLPELTKLEITNNPRLSYIHPEAFLRLSRLESLMLNSNALSALHQRVMLSLPSLQEVSLHSNPLRCDCLFHWAAEEAARPRADKGPPTDAPAPRTVRFIQPQATLCSEPPELRARRVREVSSREMSASCLPMIPVSSLPSYVGVREGSKLVLHCRALADPRPELYWVTPSGLKLGPSRGSPAPCLAPSRGFNHSASTRQSDAPPCSPSKHYRLLPEGTLQINKVTSREAGLYTCVAENALGADTRSVTVGVRSRERKRRKAVAANLSGYPPLGPSVGLEAREVGERYAILSWQSGRNLPSTRLSWQAIYSNSHTPTYSTRVLAGTQSFNLTHLQAETFYRVCLHLGTGEGPKRGSRGPRDARKPQCVSFRTKDGPQSQPSLQLSPEMTSTAVTLLLLAIILLLLAGQVWDSELGEAAGTLHSTILQEVKSPSGLIISQKTERSFRHQPKQNEKLFIYQDF, from the coding sequence ATGAGGTCGCCCTCGGCGCTCGTCCAGTCGCAGTGCTTCCTGTGCGTGCTCGTGAGCGTGTGCGCGCCCGCCGCCGTGCGCGCGCTGCCCCACGCGCTGCCGTGGCGCGTGTCCTGCCCGGCGCGCTGCGCGTGCCAGATCAGGCCGTGGTTCTCGCCCGACTCGGCCCACCACGAGGCGCCCACGGTGGACTGCAACGACCTGCTGCTGACCCGGCTGCCCGCGCCCATCCCGCCCGACACGCACACCCTGCGCCTGCAGAGCAACCTGCTGTCGGAGATGGACGCGGCGGCGCTGCGCGGCCTCCCCAACCTCACCGACCTGGACCTGTCCCAGAACCGCTTCAGCCACGTGCGGAGGATCGCCGGCGGCTCCCCGCTGGCCTCGCTGCAGTCCCTGCACCTGGAGGAGAACCGCCTCAGTCACCTGCCGGAGGCCTCCTTCGCTTCGCTGCCGGCGCTGCAGGAGCTTTTCCTCAGTCACAACAACTTGCACTCGATCGCGCCTGGAGCCTTCGCCGGGCTGGACTTTCTCCTCCGCCttcacatcaacaacaacaggctCGCCACCGTCGACCCTCGGTGGTTCAGGGCTTTGCCTCGTCTGGAGGTGCTCATGCTCGGGGGCAACCCCGTGGAGGCCCTTCCCGAGCGCGGCTTCCTGGCGCTAAAATCCCTCCGAAGCCTCGTCCTCGGCGGAATGGGCCTGAGAGGCCTGGCTGAAAAAGCCCTGGAAGGTCTGGACGGCCTGGAGAGCCTGTCCTTCTACGATAACCTGCTGACAAAGGTGCCCACACAGGCCCTGAGGAGGGTCCCGGGGCTGAAGTTCCTCGACCTCAACAAGAACCGCATCAAACTCATCGAGACGGGAGATTTTCGCGACATGATCCACCTGAAGGAGCTCGGCCTGAACaacatggaggagctggtgtCAATCGAGAAGGCCGCCCTGGACAATCTCCCCGAGCTGACGAAGCTGGAGATCACCAACAACCCGCGCCTGTCCTACATCCACCCAGAAGCCTTCCTCCGGCTGAGCCGCCTGGAGAGCCTGATGCTCAACTCCAACGCCCTGAGCGCCCTGCACCAGCGCGTCATGCTCTCGCTGCCGAGTCTGCAGGAGGTCAGCCTGCACTCCAACCCGCTCCGATGCGACTGCCTGTTCCACTGGGCCGCCGAGGAGGCCGCTCGACCCCGCGCCGACAAAGGCCCGCCGACGGACGCGCCGGCGCCTCGGACCGTGCGCTTCATCCAGCCTCAGGCCACCTTGTGCTCCGAGCCCCCGGAGCTGAGAGCCCGCCGGGTGAGGGAGGTGTCCTCCCGGGAAATGTCCGCCTCCTGCCTCCCCATGATCCCCGTCAGCTCGCTGCCGTCCTACGTGGGCGTCAGGGAGGGAAGCAAACTGGTTCTGCACTGTCGAGCCCTCGCGGACCCGCGGCCTGAACTTTACTGGGTCACTCCCTCGGGGCTGAAGCTCGGTCCGTCCAGAGGTTCACCCGCCCCCTGCCTGGCGCCGAGCAGAGGATTCAATCACAGCGCCTCCACCCGGCAGAGCGACGCTCCTCCCTGCAGTCCCTCCAAACACTACCGGCTCCTGCCCGAGGGAACGCTCCAGATCAACAAAGTCACCTCCCGCGAGGCAGGATTATACACCTGCGTGGCTGAGAATGCACTGGGAGCGGACACACGCAGCGTCACTGTGGGTGTGCGCAGccgagagaggaagaggaggaaggccgTGGCCGCTAATTTGAGTGGATATCCACCGCTCGGGCCGAGCGTCGGGCTGGAggcgagggaggttggagaacGCTACGCTATCCTGTCGTGGCAGAGCGGGCGCAACCTCCCCTCCACGCGCTTATCCTGGCAGGCCATATATTCAAACAGCCACACGCCCACATACAGCACACGCGTGCTGGCAGGCACGCAGAGCTTCAACCTGACCCACCTGCAGGCAGAGACGTTCTACAGAGTGTGTCTACATCTGGGGACGGGCGAGGGCCCCAAGCGCGGCAGCAGGGGGCCGCGGGACGCCAGGAAGCCTCAGTGTGTCTCCTTCCGGACGAAGGACGGCCCGCAGTcgcagcccagcctgcagctgaGCCCCGAGATGACCTCCACCGCCGTTACGCTTCTGCTCCTCGCAATcatactgctgctgctggcgggcCAGGTCTGGGACTCTGAGCTGGGTGAGGCGGCGGGGACGCTTCACAGCACCATCCTTCAGGAAGTCAAAAGTCCCAGCGGCCTGATCATTAGTCAGAAGACAGAAAGGAGCTTCAGACATCAGCCAAAGCAGAACGAGAAACTTTTTATATACCAGGACTTCTGA